One region of Oryza sativa Japonica Group chromosome 10, ASM3414082v1 genomic DNA includes:
- the LOC107279136 gene encoding antimicrobial ginkbilobin-2-like protein has translation MLTTFVYHALGSFSCVCLLCFASSLVSVADAGGAPVLQALECTSTAAGNYTQDGAYAANLGRLLAMLPNETVSKNGGFFNGTVGNGTATVYGLAMCAADFSRADCMDCLVAAGISAGGVVKRCPGSTTVSAMFDQCLLRYSDSSFFGTAHISTQLRIVYFQ, from the coding sequence ATGTTGACGACGTTCGTCTACCATGCTCTAGGCTCGTTCTCCTGTGTTTGCCTCCTTTGTTTTGCCAGCTCGTTGGTGAGTGTAGCTGACGCAGGCGGCGCACCCGTGCTGCAAGCGTTGGAGTGCACCTCGACGGCCGCCGGCAACTACACGCAGGATGGCGCGTACGCCGCCAACCTTGGCCGCTTGCTCGCCATGCTCCCGAACGAGACCGTGTCAAAGAACGGTGGCTTCTTCAACGGCACGGTCGGCAACGGCACGGCCACCGTGTACGGCCTCGCCATGTGCGCCGCCGACTTCAGCCGCGCCGACTGCATGGACTGCCTCGTCGCCGCTGGGATCAGCGCGGGAGGCGTCGTGAAACGTTGCCCCGGCAGCACCACGGTCTCCGCCATGTTCGACCAGTGCCTCCTCCGCTACTCCGACAGTAGCTTCTTCGGCACAGCCCATATCAGTACGCAACTACGCATAGTATATTTTCAGTAA
- the LOC107277867 gene encoding L-type lectin-domain containing receptor kinase IX.2: MVVPFNLSTGSAGTPTSSLAGPGSVNSAKNNGPVMIGSIVAAVVFVVLVSVVVWLCVRHRAIKKVALAGPRSYSYEELYTATNGFSDERKLGQGAFGAVYRGVLSDPSQTLVAVKKIQRMSEAAWQEFVAVITIVTQLKHRNIVDLMGWCDDRNNLCLSTN, from the exons ATGGTGGTGCCCTTCAATCTGAGCACTGGCAGTGCGGGTACACCGACGTCGTCGCTGGCAGGTCCTGGATCCGTGAATTCTGCCAAGAACAACG GGCCGGTGATGATTGGATCCATTGTTGCTGCAGTCGTTTTTGTGGTCCTCGTTTCAGTTGTTGTTTGGCTTTGCGTCAGGCATAGAGCCATCAAGAAGGTTGCACTGG CTGGTCCAAGATCATACTCCTACGAGGAATTGTACACTGCAACAAATGGTTTTTCAGATGAACGAAAGTTGGGCCAGGGTGCGTTTGGTGCTGTGTACCGGGGAGTCCTGTCAGATCCATCTCAGACTCTTGTGGCCGTCAAGAAAATTCAGAGGATGTCTGAAGCAGCGTGGCAGGAATTCGTGGCAGTGATAACCATTGTTACCCAGCTTAAGCATCGGAATATCGTGGACCTGATGGGCTGGTGCGACGACCGTAACAATCTTTGCTTGTCTACGAACTGA
- the LOC107279058 gene encoding pectinesterase inhibitor 7-like yields the protein MAAASATQATAAEAAAPCSTTKTESTSSSSFLRARCATTRYPDVCYDSLLPYASTFQTSHVKLAVAAADVAAAHLRAFSARVKDMLLHRGGGSEEAAASSGGGAARVDAVLHDCASTISAAANLAKRSSAELTRLDADTAASTETSTSGGSRQARWQLSNAKTWLSAAMTNEGTCSDGFEDAGAAATASPAGKEVAAGVASVTQHTSNALALVNGIPL from the coding sequence atggccgccgcctcagCCACACAAGCCACCGCCGCAGAGGCGGCCGCGCCGTGCTCCACCACCAAAACCGAgtccacctcgtcgtcgtcgttcctcCGCGCCCGCTGCGCGACCACGCGGTACCCGGACGTCTGCTACGACTCCCTCCTCCCCTACGCCTCCACGTTCCAGACCAGCCACGtcaagctcgccgtcgccgcggccgacgtcgccgccgcccacctccgcGCCTTCTCCGCACGCGTCAAGGACATGCTcctccaccgcggcggcggctcggaggAAGCCGCGGCcagcagcggtggtggcgcggctcgCGTGGACGCCGTGCTGCACGACTGCGCGAGCACCATCTCGGCGGCGGCTAACCTGGCGAAGCGGTCGTCGGCGGAGCTCACACGGCTGGACGCGGACACGGCCGCCTCAACGGAGACGTCGACGTCCGGCGGGAGCAGGCAGGCGAGGTGGCAGCTCTCCAACGCGAAGACGTGGCTCAGCGCCGCGATGACGAACGAAGGGACGTGCTCAGACGGGTTCGAGGACGCCGGCGCTGCCGCCACGGCGTCGCCGGCCGGgaaggaggtcgccgccggcgtggcgaGCGTGACGCAGCACACCAGCAACGCCCTtgcgcttgtcaatggcattccCTTATGA